One stretch of Pseudomonas sp. NC02 DNA includes these proteins:
- a CDS encoding ATP-binding cassette domain-containing protein, translated as MIRLQSLTLQRGPQRLLEDAELTLHAGHKAGLIGANGAGKSTLFALLLGELTPDSGDCLLPADWRIAHMRQEIDTLDRIAIDYVLDGDLRLRQVQHDLAEAEKAQDGAAQARLHSELDSADGYTADARARKMLAGLGFTNEQMDRPVADFSGGWRMRLNLAQALMCPSDLLLLDEPTNHLDLDAILWLEDFLKSYPGTLLLISHDRDFLDAVVDNIAHVDQKKITLYRGGYSAFERARAERLAQQQQAYEKQQAQRAHMESYIARFKAQATKARQAQSRIKALERMEELSAAHVDSPFDFVFRESVKISSPLLDLSDARLGYGDKTILEKVKLQLTPGARIGLLGPNGAGKSTLIKNLSGELQPLAGRLVRGENLVVGYFAQHQLDSLDAKASPLLHLQRLAPTEREQTLRDFLGGFDFRGARIDEPVLNFSGGEKARLALALIAWDRPNLLLLDEPTNHLDLEMRLALTMALQEFSGAVLVVSHDRHLLKSTTDNFLLVADGKVEEFDGDLEDYARWLSDYRLRNAPVSNTPVNPDKTDKKAQRQAAAALRQQLAPHKREADKLEAELGKIHEKLAKIETSLGDSAVYEPARKDELRDLLAEQAKLKVREAQLEETWMEALELLESLQAELEALS; from the coding sequence ATGATCCGACTTCAAAGCCTAACATTACAGCGTGGCCCGCAACGTCTTCTCGAAGACGCCGAGCTGACCCTGCACGCCGGTCACAAAGCCGGCCTGATCGGTGCCAACGGCGCCGGCAAATCCACGTTGTTCGCCTTGCTGCTGGGTGAGCTGACTCCCGACTCCGGGGATTGTCTGCTGCCGGCCGACTGGCGCATCGCCCATATGCGCCAGGAGATCGACACCCTCGACCGCATTGCGATCGACTACGTGCTCGATGGCGACCTGCGCCTGCGCCAGGTGCAACACGACCTCGCCGAGGCCGAGAAAGCCCAGGACGGCGCCGCACAGGCCCGCCTGCACTCGGAACTGGACAGCGCCGACGGCTACACCGCCGACGCGCGTGCGCGCAAGATGCTTGCCGGCCTTGGCTTTACCAACGAACAGATGGACCGCCCGGTCGCCGACTTCTCCGGTGGCTGGCGCATGCGCCTGAACCTGGCCCAGGCGCTGATGTGCCCCTCGGACCTGTTGCTGCTCGATGAACCGACCAACCACCTGGACCTCGATGCGATCCTGTGGCTGGAAGACTTCCTGAAAAGCTACCCGGGCACCTTGCTGCTGATTTCCCACGACCGGGATTTCCTCGACGCCGTGGTGGACAACATTGCCCACGTCGACCAGAAGAAAATCACCCTGTACCGCGGTGGCTACAGCGCCTTCGAACGCGCCCGTGCCGAACGCCTGGCCCAGCAACAGCAGGCCTACGAGAAGCAGCAGGCGCAGCGCGCGCACATGGAAAGCTACATCGCCCGGTTCAAGGCCCAGGCCACCAAGGCCCGTCAGGCCCAGAGCCGGATCAAGGCCCTGGAGCGCATGGAAGAACTGTCGGCGGCCCACGTCGATTCACCGTTCGACTTTGTGTTCCGCGAGTCGGTGAAAATCTCCAGCCCGTTGCTGGACCTTTCCGATGCCCGCCTGGGCTATGGCGACAAGACCATCCTCGAGAAGGTCAAGTTGCAGCTCACCCCTGGCGCGCGGATCGGCCTGCTCGGCCCCAACGGCGCGGGCAAGTCGACCTTGATCAAAAATCTCTCGGGCGAATTGCAGCCTTTGGCCGGCCGCCTGGTGCGCGGTGAGAACCTGGTGGTGGGCTACTTCGCCCAGCACCAGCTGGACTCCCTCGACGCCAAGGCCAGCCCGCTGCTGCACCTGCAGCGCCTGGCGCCGACCGAACGCGAACAGACCCTGCGGGACTTCCTCGGTGGTTTCGACTTCCGTGGTGCGCGCATCGACGAGCCGGTGCTGAATTTCTCCGGTGGCGAAAAGGCCCGCCTGGCCCTGGCCCTGATCGCCTGGGACCGGCCAAACCTGTTGCTGCTCGACGAACCGACCAACCACCTCGACCTGGAAATGCGCCTGGCGTTGACCATGGCCCTGCAGGAATTCAGCGGCGCGGTACTGGTGGTGTCTCACGATCGCCACCTGCTCAAGAGCACCACCGATAACTTCCTGCTGGTGGCTGACGGCAAGGTCGAGGAATTCGACGGCGACCTGGAAGACTATGCCCGTTGGCTGTCGGACTACCGCCTGCGCAACGCGCCGGTCAGCAACACGCCGGTCAACCCGGACAAGACCGACAAGAAGGCCCAGCGCCAGGCCGCGGCTGCATTGCGTCAGCAACTGGCCCCGCACAAGCGTGAAGCGGACAAGCTGGAAGCCGAATTGGGCAAGATCCACGAGAAGCTGGCGAAGATCGAAACCAGCCTGGGTGACAGCGCCGTCTACGAGCCGGCCCGCAAGGATGAATTGCGCGACCTGCTGGCCGAACAGGCCAAGCTCAAGGTGCGTGAAGCGCAGTTGGAGGAGACCTGGATGGAAGCCCTCGAACTGCTGGAATCCTTGCAAGCGGAGCTGGAGGCGCTGTCCTGA
- a CDS encoding TIGR02444 family protein: MCADLWSFALSTYARSGVEDACLRLQAQGADVCLVLCGLWLEQRGVAPETSRLQALRQIAGPWQAEVVEPLRQVRTQWRAMAQQDAELGALRERVKALELDAERLLLSRLEGVAQRWPMAEVNHQAWVEGLAAEAANLDHDALHQLRAAVTGT; encoded by the coding sequence ATGTGCGCTGACCTGTGGAGCTTTGCCCTCTCGACCTACGCCCGCTCGGGCGTCGAGGACGCGTGCCTGCGCTTGCAGGCGCAAGGGGCTGATGTGTGCCTGGTGTTGTGCGGGTTGTGGCTGGAGCAGCGGGGTGTGGCGCCGGAAACGTCGCGCTTGCAGGCACTGCGGCAGATCGCCGGGCCGTGGCAGGCGGAGGTGGTCGAGCCGCTGCGGCAAGTACGCACGCAATGGCGGGCCATGGCGCAGCAGGATGCTGAGCTGGGAGCGTTACGGGAGCGGGTCAAGGCTTTGGAATTGGATGCAGAAAGGCTGCTGCTATCACGCCTGGAAGGTGTGGCGCAGCGTTGGCCGATGGCCGAGGTGAATCATCAAGCATGGGTTGAAGGACTGGCGGCCGAAGCCGCCAACCTTGACCACGACGCGCTGCATCAGCTGCGCGCCGCGGTTACCGGCACTTAG
- a CDS encoding AlgP family protein: MSAKQKPVNTPLHLLQQLSGSLLEHLESACSQALADAEKLLAKLEKQRGKAQEKLHKSRTKLQGAATAGKAKAQAKAKDAVKELEDLLDALKDRQSETRTYISQLKRDASESLKLAQGVGRVKEAVGKVLSTRAPAKAVAASAAKKPASKAVAAKAPAKAAAKPAAKAPAKSAAKPAAKTAAAKPAAKPAAKTAAAKPAAKPAAKTAAAKPAAKPAAKTAAAKPAAKPAAKTAAAKPAAKPAAKTAAAKPAAKPAAKTAAAKPAAKPAAKPAAAKPAAKPAAKTAAAKPAAKPAAKTAAAKPAAKPAAKTAAAKPAAKPAAKPAAAKPAAKPAAKPAAAKPAAKPAAKPAAAKPAAKPAAAKPAPAKPATPAAKPATPAAPAASTTAPTAPASSTPAPAAPSVTPTSAS, encoded by the coding sequence ATGTCGGCCAAACAGAAGCCTGTAAATACCCCGTTGCATTTGCTCCAACAACTTTCGGGCAGCCTGCTCGAACATTTGGAAAGCGCCTGTTCACAAGCCTTGGCTGATGCTGAGAAGTTGCTCGCCAAGCTTGAAAAACAACGCGGCAAAGCTCAGGAAAAACTGCACAAATCCCGCACCAAACTGCAAGGCGCAGCGACCGCTGGCAAAGCCAAGGCACAAGCCAAGGCCAAGGACGCCGTCAAAGAACTTGAGGACTTGCTCGACGCCCTCAAGGATCGTCAATCCGAAACCCGCACCTACATTTCCCAACTCAAGCGTGATGCTTCCGAGAGCCTGAAATTGGCCCAGGGTGTTGGTCGTGTGAAGGAAGCTGTAGGCAAAGTGCTGAGCACCCGTGCTCCGGCTAAGGCCGTTGCAGCCAGCGCGGCGAAAAAACCAGCCAGCAAGGCAGTCGCTGCCAAGGCACCTGCAAAAGCTGCGGCCAAGCCTGCGGCAAAAGCACCGGCTAAATCGGCTGCCAAACCAGCGGCTAAAACTGCTGCTGCAAAACCAGCTGCCAAGCCAGCTGCTAAAACCGCTGCTGCAAAACCAGCTGCCAAACCAGCCGCTAAAACCGCTGCTGCAAAACCAGCTGCCAAGCCAGCCGCTAAAACCGCTGCTGCAAAACCAGCCGCCAAACCAGCCGCTAAAACCGCTGCTGCAAAACCAGCCGCCAAGCCAGCTGCTAAAACCGCTGCTGCAAAACCAGCCGCGAAGCCAGCTGCTAAAACCGCTGCTGCGAAACCAGCTGCGAAGCCAGCCGCTAAACCCGCTGCTGCAAAACCTGCCGCGAAGCCAGCTGCTAAAACTGCTGCTGCAAAACCAGCTGCGAAGCCAGCCGCTAAAACTGCTGCTGCAAAACCAGCTGCCAAGCCAGCCGCTAAAACTGCTGCTGCAAAACCAGCTGCGAAGCCAGCCGCTAAACCTGCTGCTGCAAAACCAGCCGCGAAGCCGGCCGCTAAACCTGCTGCTGCGAAACCAGCTGCCAAGCCGGCCGCCAAACCTGCTGCTGCCAAACCAGCCGCTAAACCTGCCGCCGCCAAGCCAGCACCAGCCAAACCAGCTACTCCAGCTGCGAAGCCTGCGACCCCGGCTGCACCTGCTGCCAGCACCACAGCGCCAACCGCTCCGGCCAGCAGCACGCCTGCACCGGCAGCGCCAAGCGTCACCCCAACCAGCGCTTCCTAA
- a CDS encoding FKBP-type peptidyl-prolyl cis-trans isomerase yields the protein MSRYLFLVLSVVLCVANASEKSPSKDDHDLAYSLGASLGERLRQEMPGLQVEALIDGLKQAYQGKPLALDDTRIEQILAQHEAQNAPDNRAPQSEKALAAEQQFLASEKSKSGVRELADGILLTELTPGSGKKPAADDRVQVNYVGRLPDGTVFDKSTQPQWFRLDSVISGWRSALQQMPVGAKWRLVIPSDQAYGADGAGELIPPYTPLVFEIELLNAGA from the coding sequence ATGTCGCGTTACCTTTTTTTAGTGTTGAGCGTGGTGCTTTGCGTGGCCAACGCAAGCGAGAAATCCCCCTCCAAAGATGACCACGACCTGGCCTACAGCCTGGGTGCGAGCCTGGGTGAGCGCCTGCGCCAGGAGATGCCTGGGTTGCAGGTAGAGGCGCTGATCGACGGACTCAAACAGGCCTATCAAGGTAAGCCACTGGCCCTGGACGACACACGCATCGAACAGATCCTTGCCCAGCACGAAGCACAAAACGCGCCGGACAATCGAGCACCACAAAGTGAAAAGGCACTCGCTGCCGAGCAACAATTTTTAGCCAGTGAGAAATCCAAAAGTGGTGTGCGTGAATTGGCAGACGGCATCCTGCTGACCGAACTGACCCCTGGCAGCGGGAAGAAACCGGCGGCCGATGATCGCGTGCAAGTGAATTATGTTGGGCGGTTACCCGACGGGACCGTCTTCGACAAGAGCACACAACCTCAGTGGTTTCGCCTGGACAGTGTGATCAGTGGCTGGCGCAGTGCGTTGCAACAGATGCCGGTGGGCGCGAAGTGGCGCCTGGTGATTCCATCCGACCAAGCCTATGGCGCTGATGGCGCAGGCGAACTGATCCCGCCTTATACGCCGCTGGTATTCGAGATCGAATTGCTCAACGCGGGCGCCTGA
- a CDS encoding Rsd/AlgQ family anti-sigma factor — protein MLERCQNAQERWGGVHKLIDGWLKARHELVRAFDALGAKPEALSENRKPLQEFCGVLVDYVSAGHFGIYEQLTREAEAFDDQRGLDLAETIYPRIDVITEKLLAFNDLCDAGQCVAEKFKELGGLLHERFELEDCLIEVLHNAHKEELTAKA, from the coding sequence ATGCTGGAACGTTGTCAGAATGCTCAGGAACGCTGGGGTGGGGTGCACAAACTGATCGATGGTTGGTTGAAAGCGCGTCACGAACTGGTTCGGGCCTTTGATGCTCTCGGTGCCAAGCCCGAAGCGCTCAGCGAGAACCGCAAGCCGTTGCAGGAATTCTGCGGCGTATTGGTGGACTACGTATCGGCGGGGCACTTCGGTATCTACGAGCAGTTGACCAGAGAGGCCGAGGCTTTCGACGATCAACGTGGCCTCGATTTGGCGGAGACGATTTACCCGCGTATCGATGTCATCACCGAGAAGCTGCTGGCGTTCAACGACCTGTGTGATGCCGGCCAGTGCGTTGCAGAAAAATTCAAAGAACTGGGTGGTTTGCTTCACGAGCGTTTCGAGCTGGAAGATTGCCTGATCGAAGTGCTGCACAACGCTCACAAGGAAGAGTTGACGGCTAAGGCCTGA
- a CDS encoding disulfide bond formation protein B, with translation MSLAPSRSLFLLAFLAGALTLGASFYLEYAALLRPCFLCQVQRILVAAFTLINLVAAIHGPKRSGIYLYWAASMGCAVLGAITAVRQVLLQNTPPEQLPACWPGLQSMIENLSLRETLALIFKGTVDCVEINWTLFDLSIPEWSLLFFVAMLILGIAQFSRLLLSQRFGLARH, from the coding sequence ATGTCTTTGGCCCCCTCACGCTCCCTGTTCCTCCTGGCGTTCCTGGCTGGTGCGCTGACGCTGGGCGCGTCCTTTTACCTGGAATACGCCGCGCTTTTGCGGCCTTGTTTCCTGTGCCAGGTGCAACGAATTCTTGTGGCTGCCTTCACGCTGATCAATCTCGTGGCAGCGATTCATGGGCCGAAGCGGTCCGGGATCTACCTGTATTGGGCGGCGAGCATGGGGTGTGCAGTGCTGGGCGCCATTACCGCCGTACGCCAGGTGCTGCTGCAAAATACGCCGCCGGAACAGTTGCCTGCCTGTTGGCCCGGCCTTCAATCCATGATCGAGAACCTGTCGCTGAGAGAGACGTTGGCCTTGATCTTCAAGGGCACCGTCGACTGCGTGGAAATCAACTGGACGCTGTTCGACTTGAGTATTCCCGAGTGGAGCCTGCTGTTCTTCGTGGCGATGCTGATCCTTGGCATCGCGCAGTTCTCGCGGTTGCTGCTGAGCCAGCGTTTTGGCCTTGCACGGCACTGA
- a CDS encoding heme biosynthesis protein HemY gives MKRFYVILVLAIAIALALAVGISKHTGYVLITYPHVLHYESGLWSTLVALFAIGLVIYLARVLLGLVLTSGGVVNPWSRRNRSRRVQVAIEQGQMDLAEGRWASAERHLHRAAEAERQPLLYYLGAARAANEQGRYEEADGLLERALERQPQAELAVALSHAQLQMDRGDTDGALVTLQAMHERHPHNVQVLRQLQRLYQQRGDWSSVIRLLPELRKDKVLPPAELADLERRAWGENLTLAAQREEQGEAGQQSLELAWQQLTSAQRQEPQLVLAYAEQLRQLGADAKAEEVLRGALKREYDSHLIRLYGLLRGSDPAKQLKFAEGWLKDHPGDASLLLTLGRLCLQNSLWGKARDYLESSLQVQRNPEACAELARLLAQLGDTERSNQLFQEGLGLLDKRLLASPLPVPARV, from the coding sequence ATGAAGCGCTTCTATGTGATCCTGGTGCTGGCGATTGCGATCGCCCTGGCACTGGCCGTGGGCATTTCGAAACATACCGGCTACGTGCTGATTACCTATCCCCATGTGCTGCATTACGAGTCCGGGCTGTGGTCGACGCTGGTGGCGTTGTTTGCCATCGGCCTGGTGATCTATTTGGCCAGGGTGCTGCTGGGCCTGGTGCTGACCTCGGGTGGCGTGGTCAATCCGTGGTCGCGGCGCAACCGCAGCCGTCGGGTCCAGGTTGCCATTGAGCAGGGCCAGATGGACCTCGCCGAAGGGCGCTGGGCCAGTGCCGAGCGTCACTTGCACCGTGCGGCCGAAGCCGAACGCCAGCCATTGCTCTACTACCTCGGCGCCGCCCGTGCGGCCAACGAACAGGGCCGTTATGAGGAAGCGGATGGCCTGCTGGAACGCGCGCTTGAGCGCCAGCCCCAGGCCGAACTCGCGGTAGCCTTGAGCCATGCGCAGTTGCAGATGGACCGCGGTGACACCGATGGCGCCCTGGTCACCCTGCAGGCCATGCATGAGCGTCATCCGCATAACGTCCAGGTATTGCGCCAACTGCAGCGGCTGTATCAACAGCGTGGCGACTGGTCTTCGGTAATCCGGCTATTGCCGGAGTTGCGCAAGGACAAGGTGTTGCCGCCTGCCGAGTTGGCCGACCTGGAGCGACGCGCCTGGGGCGAGAACCTGACCCTGGCTGCCCAGCGCGAAGAGCAGGGCGAGGCCGGGCAGCAATCCCTGGAGCTGGCCTGGCAACAACTGACTTCGGCCCAGCGCCAGGAGCCGCAACTGGTGCTGGCGTACGCCGAACAACTGCGCCAGTTGGGCGCGGACGCCAAGGCCGAAGAAGTGCTGCGCGGTGCCCTCAAGCGCGAGTACGACAGTCATCTGATCCGGCTCTACGGGCTGCTGCGTGGCAGCGATCCGGCGAAGCAGTTGAAGTTCGCCGAAGGCTGGCTCAAGGACCATCCAGGCGATGCCAGCCTGCTGCTGACCCTGGGGCGCCTGTGCCTGCAAAACAGCTTGTGGGGTAAGGCGCGGGATTACCTTGAAAGCAGCCTGCAGGTGCAGCGCAACCCTGAGGCCTGCGCCGAGCTGGCACGCCTGCTGGCGCAGTTGGGCGACACCGAGCGCAGCAACCAGTTGTTCCAGGAAGGCTTGGGCTTGCTGGACAAGCGTTTGCTGGCGTCACCGCTGCCGGTACCGGCACGGGTTTGA
- a CDS encoding uroporphyrinogen-III C-methyltransferase — MSETALPKDEAQPALDAPVETPVTTAPRRGNGLAIVALLLGAAGVASGGWGIWQVRALQASSQQQLGQVQTLDDQSQSLKQSQQQLSARLGQLPGADELEERRRLVAQLQGDQQRLSQRLETVLGASRQDWRLAEAEHLIRLASLRLSALQDINSAQALVQGADEILREQSDPGSYAAREQLAKSLAALRNIEQPDRTGLYLQLAALRDQVVQLAAIAPEYQLPEGANDGRPTTDTDSRWSQWWAQISRYFRIDFNPDDNIRPLLAGQGLNQVRLALSLALEQAQWAALNGEPAVYSRSLGEARSVLQDNFNQDNPQSKAMLARIAELEPKAVSVVTPDLAASLAAVQAYLDRRHLSAEEAKASAGKPATQE; from the coding sequence GTGAGCGAAACAGCCTTGCCTAAAGATGAAGCTCAGCCCGCGCTTGATGCGCCTGTTGAGACACCGGTCACCACCGCCCCGCGCCGTGGCAACGGCCTGGCCATCGTGGCCTTGTTGCTCGGCGCCGCCGGCGTTGCCTCCGGTGGCTGGGGGATCTGGCAGGTCCGCGCACTGCAGGCGAGCAGCCAGCAACAGCTGGGCCAAGTGCAAACCCTGGACGACCAATCCCAGAGCCTCAAGCAGAGCCAGCAGCAGCTGTCGGCCCGTCTGGGGCAACTGCCCGGCGCCGATGAGCTGGAAGAGCGTCGCCGGCTGGTGGCGCAATTGCAGGGTGATCAACAACGCCTGAGCCAGCGCCTGGAAACCGTGCTGGGGGCCAGCCGCCAGGACTGGCGCCTGGCCGAGGCCGAGCACTTGATCCGCCTGGCCAGCCTGCGTCTTTCCGCCTTGCAGGACATCAACAGTGCCCAGGCACTGGTCCAGGGCGCTGACGAAATCCTCCGCGAACAAAGTGACCCTGGCTCCTACGCCGCCCGTGAGCAGTTGGCCAAGAGCCTCGCCGCGTTGCGCAATATCGAACAGCCCGACCGTACCGGGCTGTACCTGCAACTGGCGGCATTGCGCGATCAGGTCGTGCAGTTGGCGGCCATCGCGCCGGAATACCAACTCCCTGAAGGGGCCAATGATGGGCGTCCGACCACCGACACGGACAGCCGTTGGAGTCAGTGGTGGGCGCAGATCTCGCGGTATTTCCGCATCGACTTCAATCCTGATGACAACATTCGCCCGCTCCTGGCAGGGCAAGGCCTGAACCAGGTGCGCCTGGCCCTGAGCCTTGCGCTGGAGCAGGCGCAATGGGCGGCGCTCAACGGCGAGCCGGCGGTGTACAGCCGATCCCTGGGCGAGGCCCGCAGCGTGTTGCAGGACAACTTCAATCAAGACAACCCGCAAAGCAAAGCCATGCTGGCCCGTATTGCCGAGCTTGAGCCCAAGGCCGTCTCGGTGGTCACGCCGGACCTGGCCGCGAGCCTGGCTGCCGTGCAGGCTTACCTTGACCGTCGCCACCTGTCTGCCGAGGAAGCCAAGGCTTCCGCTGGCAAGCCGGCGACCCAGGAGTAA
- a CDS encoding uroporphyrinogen-III synthase translates to MMQWRVLLTRPAEESAALAATLSEEGVFSSSLPLLEVEALPVTPEQQTVFRELDRYCAVIVVSKPAARLGLQLLAQHWPQPPALPWFSVGAATAQVLAEHGLDVSYPQDGDDSEALLELVALREAISKPCARVLILRGEGGRELLAERLREQGASVDYLELYRRFLPDYDRATLTQRINVERLNGVVVSSGQGFLHLQALAGTDWPQVAQLPLFVPSPRVAEMARAAGAKEVVDCRGASAAALLVALRSVSVPTL, encoded by the coding sequence GTGATGCAATGGCGTGTGCTGCTGACGCGGCCTGCCGAGGAGTCGGCGGCCCTGGCGGCGACGTTATCCGAAGAAGGTGTTTTCAGCAGCAGCCTGCCGTTGCTGGAGGTTGAAGCGCTGCCTGTCACGCCTGAACAACAGACTGTTTTTCGCGAGCTGGACCGCTATTGCGCGGTGATCGTGGTGAGCAAGCCGGCCGCGCGCCTGGGCTTGCAGTTGTTGGCTCAACACTGGCCGCAACCGCCGGCGTTACCGTGGTTCAGTGTCGGCGCTGCTACGGCGCAGGTGTTGGCCGAGCATGGCCTTGATGTCAGTTATCCCCAGGACGGCGACGACAGTGAAGCCTTGCTTGAACTGGTCGCCTTGCGCGAGGCTATCTCGAAGCCCTGCGCCCGGGTGCTGATCCTGCGGGGCGAGGGCGGGCGAGAGCTGCTGGCTGAGCGTTTACGCGAGCAAGGTGCTAGTGTCGACTATCTGGAGTTGTATCGCCGTTTCCTGCCGGACTACGACCGTGCAACGCTGACCCAGCGCATAAACGTGGAACGCTTGAACGGCGTGGTGGTCAGCAGTGGGCAGGGTTTTTTACACCTGCAAGCGCTGGCCGGTACAGATTGGCCCCAGGTGGCACAGCTGCCGTTGTTCGTGCCCAGCCCGCGAGTCGCCGAGATGGCGCGTGCCGCTGGCGCGAAAGAAGTTGTGGATTGTCGTGGCGCCAGTGCCGCGGCTTTGTTAGTGGCGTTACGGAGTGTTTCCGTTCCCACTCTCTAA
- the hemC gene encoding hydroxymethylbilane synthase, with amino-acid sequence MSSREIRIATRKSALALWQAEYVKARLEQAHPGLKVSLVPMVSRGDKLLDSPLSKIGGKGLFVKELETALLENEADIAVHSMKDVPMDFPEGLGLFCICEREDPRDAFVSNTYASLDELPLGSVVGTSSLRRQAQLLTRRPDLQIRFLRGNVNTRLAKLDAGEYDAIILAAAGLIRLGFEDRITSAISVEDSLPAGGQGAVGIECRTADSEIHALLKPLDHQDTEIRVTAERALNKHLNGGCQVPIACYAVLEGENLWLRGLVGDPSGGLLLTAEIRGPQSEATSLGIKVAEELLEKGAGAILQAVYGEAGPQ; translated from the coding sequence ATGTCCTCTCGCGAAATCCGCATCGCCACCCGTAAAAGCGCCCTGGCCTTATGGCAGGCCGAGTACGTCAAAGCACGTCTTGAGCAGGCCCATCCCGGCCTCAAGGTGTCCCTGGTGCCCATGGTCAGTCGCGGCGACAAGCTGCTTGATTCGCCATTGTCGAAAATCGGCGGCAAGGGCCTGTTCGTCAAGGAGCTGGAAACCGCGCTGCTGGAAAACGAAGCCGACATCGCCGTGCACTCGATGAAAGATGTGCCCATGGACTTCCCTGAGGGCCTGGGCCTGTTTTGCATCTGTGAGCGCGAAGACCCCCGCGACGCCTTCGTTTCCAATACCTATGCCTCCCTGGATGAGCTGCCGCTGGGCAGCGTCGTCGGCACCTCCAGCCTGCGTCGCCAGGCGCAGTTGCTGACCCGCCGCCCGGACCTGCAAATCCGCTTCCTGCGGGGCAACGTCAATACTCGCCTGGCCAAGCTCGACGCCGGTGAATATGACGCGATCATTCTCGCGGCAGCCGGCTTGATCCGCTTGGGCTTTGAAGACCGCATCACCTCGGCCATCAGCGTCGAAGACAGCTTGCCGGCCGGCGGGCAGGGCGCTGTGGGCATTGAATGCCGCACCGCCGACAGCGAAATTCATGCGCTGCTCAAGCCGCTGGATCACCAGGACACCGAAATTCGCGTCACCGCCGAACGTGCCCTGAACAAGCACCTCAATGGTGGCTGCCAGGTACCGATCGCCTGTTACGCCGTGCTTGAGGGCGAGAACCTCTGGCTGCGTGGCCTGGTGGGCGACCCGAGTGGTGGGTTGTTGCTCACCGCAGAGATTCGCGGGCCGCAAAGCGAGGCCACCAGCCTGGGTATCAAGGTCGCCGAGGAACTGCTGGAAAAAGGCGCCGGTGCCATTCTGCAAGCGGTGTACGGCGAGGCCGGGCCGCAGTGA
- a CDS encoding LytTR family DNA-binding domain-containing protein: protein MNVLIVDDEPQARERLSRLVSELEGYNVLEPSATSGEEALALIDSLKPDVVLLDIRMPGLDGLQVAARLSERESPPSVVLCASQDEFSSEALDASGASFLVKPINADALLRALKKAERPNRVQLAALTQPAAQGGNGPRSHISARTRKGIELIPLDQVVYFIADHKYVTLRHEAGEVLLDEPLKALEDEFGDRFVRIHRNALVARERIERLQRTPLGHFQLFLKGLNGDALIVSRRHVAGVRKMMQQL from the coding sequence ATGAATGTCCTGATCGTTGATGACGAACCCCAAGCCCGCGAGCGACTGAGCCGTTTGGTCAGTGAACTCGAGGGTTACAATGTCCTTGAGCCGAGCGCCACCAGTGGCGAGGAAGCCTTGGCCCTTATTGACAGCCTCAAGCCGGACGTCGTGTTGCTCGACATCCGCATGCCGGGCCTTGATGGCTTGCAGGTGGCTGCCCGCTTGAGCGAGCGAGAATCGCCGCCTTCGGTGGTGCTGTGCGCCTCCCAGGATGAGTTCTCTTCCGAGGCCCTGGATGCCAGCGGCGCCAGTTTCCTGGTCAAGCCGATCAATGCCGATGCGTTGCTTCGCGCCTTGAAAAAGGCCGAGCGTCCCAATCGTGTCCAACTGGCAGCCTTGACCCAGCCCGCAGCCCAGGGCGGCAATGGGCCACGCAGCCATATCAGCGCCCGTACCCGCAAGGGCATCGAGTTGATTCCCCTGGACCAGGTGGTCTACTTCATCGCCGATCACAAGTACGTGACCTTGCGTCACGAGGCTGGTGAAGTGCTGCTCGATGAGCCACTCAAGGCGCTGGAAGATGAATTTGGCGACCGCTTTGTGCGCATCCACCGCAATGCGCTGGTGGCCCGCGAGCGAATCGAGCGTCTGCAGCGCACGCCGCTTGGGCACTTTCAGCTGTTCCTGAAGGGCCTCAATGGCGACGCCCTGATCGTCAGCCGGCGCCATGTCGCCGGTGTGCGCAAGATGATGCAGCAGCTTTAG